In Pocillopora verrucosa isolate sample1 chromosome 13, ASM3666991v2, whole genome shotgun sequence, one genomic interval encodes:
- the LOC131784165 gene encoding golgin subfamily A member 4 isoform X2 has translation MDYFGVDDETKEVYTRGVCSVQKYAVKCYQKHLQRLLLYSSLQGHKERVRALESQLKRLGEEPHARVQKSSSGSESELEWHSNQENKIKEIEANLQMEREQRQKIEKELLELKFIPVKVDSEVYLPSTSEIKDSSVEQELKSKIIELTSATEKLEAKDSELKEKLRELSEVSECLHKKENDIKEMSTKLSEISTIKSQLVEANTNIDALEQKAKQRELDMECQRHNSEAVIKGLNDKLKEKDKEHRQEMHSQSQAIAALEKQYSDQEKKSSNIQNKLENSQKLIETKDHDIARLKASISELENKIKQQNSHLDNRYTELGQKAKDQLEECVKMKKELDDAKLALVEKESTIAELNQCIEQMKHTLQEKETDLRSKEKEIQESRGEENKKLTSAMEKISLLQKQKVDIETESQKALQQISVEVTTRSKELELERQEVAKLKERVMYLENVVVGKEKESQTSQESYKMLCDKLQAAEVDKANSKMEWMKEKAVLEEKGRSLHSAMEAMKNDFKAMQHDYKKACELADMKSAEATDVIDKLESSQKQWRELQQRLSRTEAALGEKETSVTLIMREKDELLKEKQHKEDEAGRNKEELDHLLTEKEVEIERLNEVLESTNLKLETIKVNCKEKENEIEKLSLKLGSIESQYKRVEDSFQISEESLSNSKEMLRKKDILLQEISAELESKDKALSDLQLRHSEKLAKLSELQKNYSFLEEQKEEDRKIMKSKDEEIVSLFKEIDQIKGSTEKKLDEMKEQRHATKNEIVFSQEKAANLEMLLQSKEGDLVETKQELTNAKEELVTLKKHLALQEESSKESGIENEKLNSDLKQMSAVLKAKNVKLEELTDSLSNLRFEHESVLERTRLELDQHKKEEERLKERLEQANSAAESKKEELEAVNSQLEASEAEKTELSSMLDELCNTNFKLEDQLAEKTVQLEHLSEIVKSKDEELSIKSKLITSLEKAKDEEKGRINEKCSTLQNQVVSLQEKSIQLEACLQTKNTESGIATEKIQQLTSEIHNLQNEAISKGEVISGMEKEKAALVETLQFKTTVLESKERDFKAVSDSLAELKASGQSTLETTLAELESLKTEVACLTQKLNQSTAVITMKNEELESIRKQIQVMGEEKEELAIKTQDLHDQNRSLRAEITELQDTVQQITAARSDKDQVIEGIRNQLKILETEKGDLGTKTQDLHDHNTALKEKITQLQNSLEQSGIAIARRDEKLEIKLQQLLSTEDEKTKLGVHKDEMHNTNMALAEKIDELQSRVAQMSDILKSKDEELMAKTSKLVELETSGNQQISELEGKYLAQEGKMRTLEETSTQLKACVESKNEELSRSLAFQTELSDKLRSLEALIAEKQESLKHAEEELRNVKQKLQQQQVVIEDKEVRLREVSASLEHEKCKGDQTIKGLQDQLDDSQNALVMAKEKLDKVNVVLEMKDQDVESMYERLEAAEHEKKTLESRLDELNTQFELLKGKNSQMATDTEQLSTILKSKDEQLAEKRQEIQKLLKQDNTERVAELQNQSATQTDMIASLQSKCSQLESFVESKQTTLVALEEKLHEQREKIGQLQETIGRASEEAAKERQENDALKIKLEQTVTSFESREKALKETLEELEAERSKQQSNSETHFLESRSVKEDLSSVSERLKRMSAALEAKDLEIMSMIQQLKSAEEEKASLANRMDELDSLRLNLEEKNTCLENKLEQLSIVLKTSQDALRVKSDQIDEFQVLNGKEIAEVREQEAAQKTKFLQLQERCGHLEACVKSKESELNDLRSKVEAYDNSAEVEISTLREQLVTRESELKSKEIAEQDLMRKLAHKEDQLEGATNMAHEKSENLKQLEAQKEILQMDLEDKDSVVESLNKKIEILEASMVQFKGRITEKEQSNEELSIVTNHLAESLSNVESNERSMKRLKQDIQTLETQLLTETKKSMTMSEELGNVQTNLDNTLVKLEEQSAELHELRENKAANEDKVSKLQSQLEELVKTLSKTDSDRMEVEDLLKAAEKRLEVDTEQMGKERESAVHEWRKLLREKSEECSSALGQLQKSKEEIDRLKDTVVHLENISTSKDQEKMKIESSYEAFIEKTQKREEEMLRACSDLEDEKSSLLEKTRECQAAMEGLKHECKIYQQDCKKACELADSKAQDYREVVDKLDDSQKFLQEIRQKLYRAEIALKESEEEKKQAKKESTDLMNQNTKLKEDLDTRIEELKEEISDKQESFSDLSRRLESSEAMVKALETQKYELEGMLKHSKEQFSYVEERLQTYVTDRDEKEVMARNEEESDKFVRILQEQVQCLEASKSELKSELDNTKNELSRLHDAYNSMEAERTSAMALKDSEIEQKNELLREKEQLAVNMAEKAQKEVEFYDDKVGELENNIAELLSDKQELLSAVDRKTAEVDQLAGKNDELEQACRELRRVKESVEGRVDSQKGQLVEISSENARLEEEMSAVRMELESAKKHSEDHRRKWEEDQTQKIKELEKLQNLLSARCTQVEKLQRSLNDQTEILASLKEQVRSLTTELDSVTTEHKQCERKDNNARNLQEQKVDLGSPSYRKLEERLEKEMREKDELANTVKEMRGILEQEKKCVERKKEELAEMKTLLQLTDKENEESSKDKETKLVELTFAYEDLRKNLDNMEKNFEDKCKELRQVKEQLKQTEEGSEEMKEDYDRELDRVKFELRDAINDCNLLREENKELQQKTAASSDHFACVREKKKLLHQLEEAKLRSNQAKHAQEKIQNELIQANLKVISFEGRGNWTGSDETEQFKTQVSELDSEVQKWETIADEKNSSCGTNTCKDEEMNNLRSEVCKLQAEVKEWKTVADEKKENAQKSLANSLKLVNKLEMLSRDKNAASPCSDTAGAGESSDGSSSFKPSRVNLLKTDTPLTPLAKSLSNLDIESTTAVTSQAAPAEETISDTKKRARTAVDIRIAKRPRVSSGSEADRQTATIRLNTRSAAKKSVQPSFKKDGKENPESIHVLPWGQFAPPEMPLSPRKTNTVNIPQGSRSKIPKPGRSQLPRPNNQKIPGASTHQARGRRR, from the exons ATGGACTACTTTGGTGTTgatgatgaaacaaaagaagTATACACCAGAGGAGTGTGTTCAGTCCAGAAATATGCTGTCAAGTGCTATCAGAAGCATTTACAGAGACTTTTGTTGTATTCCTCCTTGCAAG GTCATAAAGAAAGAGTAAGAGCATTAGAGAGTCAACTGAAAAGACTGGGCGAAGAACCACATGCAAGAGTGCAGAAAAGCTCATCTGGATCAGAATCTGAGTTGGAATGGCATTCTAATCAGGAAAACAAGATCAAGGAAATAGAAGCAAATCTTCAAATGGAGAGAGAACAGCGccagaaaattgaaaaagaactACTTGAACTAAAATTCATTCCAGTAAAAGTTGACAGTGAG GTATATTTGCCTTCTACTTCAGAAATTAAAGACTCCTCTGTAGAGCAAGAGTTAAAATCTAAAATCATCGAACTAACTTCTGCAACTGAGAAACTAGAAGCAAAGGACTCAGAACTGAAGGAGAAGCTGAGAGAATTAAGTGAAGTGTCTGAATGCCtccacaaaaaggaaaatgacattAAAGAGATGAGCACAAAACTGTCAGAGATCTCCACAATAAAGTCTCAGCTGGTTGAAGCAAACACTAACATAGATGCCTTAG AACAAAAGGCAAAGCAAAGAGAGTTGGATATGGAATGTCAGCGCCACAATTCAGAGGCTGTCATCAAAGGGTTGAATGACAAGTTAAAGGAGAAAGATAAAGAACACAG ACAAGAGATGCACTCACAGTCACAAGCCATTGCCGCATTGGAAAAACAGTACTCTGACCAAGAGAAGAAATCAAGTAATATACAAAACAAACTCGAAAACAGTCAGAAACTGATAGAAACTAAAGATCACGACATTGCTCGGCTTAAAGCAAGCATCAGCGAGTTGGAAAACAAGATTAAACAGCAGAATTCTCACCTTGACAATAGGTACACAGAATTAGGGCAGAAGGCAAAAGACCAGCTCGAAGAATGTGTTAAAATGAAGAAGGAATTAGATGATGCTAAACTGGCTCTTGTGGAAAAAGAGAGCACAATAGCTGAATTAAACCAATGCATTGAACAGATGAAACACACTCTTCAAGAGAAGGAGACAGATTTGCGTTCTAAAGAGAAGGAAATTCAAGAGTCACGTGGTgaagaaaacaagaaactaACATCAGCGATGGAAAAAATTTCTCTGTTGCAAAAACAGAAGGTGGATATAGAAACTGAGAGCCAAAAAGCATTACAGCAAATCTCTGTTGAAGTAACTACAAGGTCGAAAgaacttgaacttgaaagaCAAGAGGTAGCCAAGCTCAAGGAAAGAGTTATGTATTTGGAGAATGTTGTCGTTGGGAAGGAGAAGGAAAGTCAGACGAGTCAAGAGTCTTATAAGATGCTTTGTGACAAGTTGCAAGCGGCAGAGGTGGACAAAGCCAATAGCAAGATGGAGTGGATGAAGGAAAAAGCTGTTTTGGAGGAGAAAGGAAGATCTTTACACAGTGCCATGGAAGCAATGAAGAATGATTTCAAGGCAATGCAACATGACTACAAAAAGGCTTGTGAGCTTGCCGATATGAAATCAGCAGAGGCTACTGATGTGATTGATAAATTGGAATCCTCGCAGAAGCAATGGCGAGAGCTTCAACAAAGACTAAGTCGAACTGAGGCAGCTCTTGGGGAGAAAGAAACCTCTGTAACTTTGATAATGCGGGAAAAAGATGAATTGTTAAAGGAAAAACAGCACAAAGAAGACGAAGCTggaagaaacaaagaagagcTAGATCACCTACTTACTGAGAAAGAGGTAGAAATTGAGAGATTAAACGAAGTGTTAGAATCCACAAACTTGAAGTTGGAAACAATCAAAGTTAattgcaaagagaaagaaaacgagatCGAGAAACTGTCGTTGAAGTTGGGGAGTATCGAGTCACAGTACAAAAGAGTGGAAGATTCTTTTCAAATCTCAGAAGAAAGTTTGTCAAACAGCAAAGAAATGCTGAGGAAGAAAGATATTCTTTTACAAGAAATATCGGCTGAGTTGGAATCAAAAGATAAAGCCCTAAGTGATTTGCAACTACGACATTCAGAAAAATTAGCAAAACTCAGcgaattacaaaaaaattacagtttccTTGAAGAACAGAAGGAGGAAGACAGGAAAATCATGAAGAGCAAGGACGAAGAAATTGTTTCACTATTTAAAGAGATTGATCAGATCAAGGGTAGCACTGAGAAGAAGCTAGATGAAATGAAAGAACAGCGTCATGCAACCAAAAATGAGATTGTGTTTTCACAAGAGAAGGCGGCAAACTTGGAGATGTTGCTTCAAAGTAAAGAGGGAGATTTGGTTGAGACCAAGCAAGAGTTAACGAATGCTAAAGAAGAGCTTGTTACTCTCAAGAAGCATCTTGCATTGCAAGAGGAATCAAGCAAAGAAAGTggaatagaaaatgaaaagttgaacAGTGATTTGAAACAAATGTCCGCAGTGCTAAAAGCTAAGAATGTGAAGTTGGAAGAATTAACTGACAGTCTGAGTAATCTTAGATTCGAGCATGAGTCTGTTCTAGAACGAACTAGGCTTGAATTGGACCAGCATaagaaagaggaagaaagaCTGAAAGAACGCCTTGAACAAGCAAATTCTGCTGCAGAGAGTAAAAAAGAGGAGTTAGAGGCTGTTAATTCTCAGTTAGAAGCCTCAGAAGCAGAAAAAACAGAATTAAGCTCCATGCTCGATGAACTTTGTAATACAAACTTCAAGTTAGAGGATCAACTCGCAGAGAAGACAGTACAGCTTGAGCATTTATCGGAAATTGTGAAAAGCAAAGACGAAGAGCTGTCAATTAAAAGCAAACTCATTACAAGTCTTGAGAAAGCTAAAGACGaggaaaaaggaagaattaATGAGAAGTGTTCTACTCTGCAGAACCAGGTTGTGTCATTACAAGAAAAGAGCATTCAGTTGGAAGCCTGTCTTCAGACCAAAAACACTGAGAGCGGCATTGCAACAGAAAAAATACAACAGCTTACTTCTGAAATACATAACCTCCAAAATGAGGCCATATCAAAGGGGGAGGTGATTTCAGGAATGGAGAAAGAGAAGGCAGCATTAGTAGAAACTCTCCAGTTTAAAACAACCGTCCTCGAGAGCAAAGAAAGAGATTTCAAAGCAGTTTCTGATAGTCTTGCAGAGTTGAAAGCAAGTGGGCAGTCAACTCTTGAGACTACACTTGCAGAACTGGAATCCTTGAAGACAGAAGTTGCTTGTTTGACACAGAAATTAAACCAAAGCACTGCAGTTAttacaatgaaaaatgaagagcTTGAGAGCATACGAAAACAGATTCAGGTTATGggggaggagaaggaagaactgGCTATCAAGACGCAAGATTTACATGACCAGAATAGATCTCTTAGAGCAGAGATCACAGAACTTCAAGACACTGTGCAACAAATCACTGCAGCTAGGAGCGATAAAGATCAAGTAATCGAGGGTATTAGAAACCAACTTAAAATTCTGGAGACAGAAAAGGGAGACCTTGGTACCAAGACACAAGATCTACATGACCATAATACAGCGctaaaggaaaagatcacaCAACTTCAAAACAGCCTAGAACAAAGTGGTATAGCTATTGCAAGGAGGGATGAAAAACTAGAGATCAAACTTCAACAGCTTCTTTCCACAGAGGATGAGAAAACAAAGTTGGGTGTCCATAAAGACGAAATGCACAACACTAATATGGCATTAGCAGAAAAGATTGATGAGCTTCAAAGCCGTGTTGCACAGATGTCCGATATACTGAAAAGTAAGGATGAAGAGTTGATGGCAAAGACCAGTAAACTTGTCGAATTAGAGACTTCTGGCAACCAACAAATCTCGGAGTTGGAAGGAAAGTATTTAGCTCAAGAGGGTAAAATGAGAACATTAGAAGAGACTTCTACTCAGTTAAAGGCTTGCGTAGAGAGTAAAAATGAAGAACTGAGTAGGTCATTGGCATTCCAAACAGAATTATCCGATAAACTGCGTTCTTTGGAAGCTTTAATTGCTGAAAAACAAGAATCTTTGAAGCATGCTGAAGAAGAACTGAGAAACGTGAAACAGAAGCTTCAGCAACAGCAAGTTGTTATCGAAGATAAAGAGGTGAGGCTCAGGGAGGTGTCTGCGAGTTTGGAACATGAAAAGTGCAAAGGAGATCAGACCATTAAAGGATTACAAGACCAGCTGGATGATTCGCAAAATGCGCTCGTTATGGCGAAGGAAAAGTTGGACAAAGTGAATGTAGTTCTTGAAATGAAAGACCAAGATGTCGAATCAATGTATGAACGCCTTGAAGCTGCAGagcatgaaaagaaaactctggAGAGTAGACTGGATGAACTAAATACGCAGTTTGAGCTATTGAAAGGCAAGAATTCCCAAATGGCGACCGATACGGAACAGTTGTCAACCATACTGAAAAGCAAAGATGAGCAACTTGCTGAGAAAAGACAAGAGATACAGAAACTTCTTAAACAAGATAACACTGAGAGAGTGGCCGAGTTGCAGAATCAGAGTGCTACGCAAACAGACATGATTGCTTCGTTACAAAGCAAATGCAGCCAGTTGGAGTCTTTTGTGGAAAGTAAACAGACGACACTCGTTGCCTTGGAAGAAAAATTACACGAACAGAGGGAAAAAATTGGCCAGCTTCAAGAAACTATTGGTAGAGCCAGTGAGGAAGCAGCTAAAGAGAGACAGGAAAATGATGCATTGAAGATCAAGTTGGAACAGACTGTGACAAGTTTTGAAAGCAGAGAAAAAGCGCTGAAAGAAACTCTGGAAGAGCTGGAGGCTGAGAGAAGTAAGCAGCAATCCAATTCTGAGACACATTTCTTAGAATCGAGAAGTGTTAAGGAAGATTTATCGTCAGTATCAGAAAGGCTGAAGAGAATGAGTGCAGCCCTTGAAGCTAAAGACTTGGAGATCATGTCCATGATTCAACAGCTAAAATCTGCAGAAGAGGAGAAGGCAAGTTTAGCAAATAGAATGGATGAATTAGATAGCTTGCGCTTAAACTTGGAGGAAAAGAACACTTGTTTGGAAAACAAACTTGAGCAATTATCCATTGTGCTGAAAACCAGCCAGGATGCACTAAGAGTGAAAAGCGACCAAATTGATGAATTTCAGGTATTAAATGGAAAGGAAATTGCGGAAGTGAGGGAACAAGAGGCGGCacagaaaactaaatttttgCAGCTACAAGAGAGGTGTGGTCATTTGGAGGCCTGTGTTAAGAGTAAAGAATCAGAATTGAATGACTTACGCTCCAAAGTAGAAGCGTATGACAACTCAGCTGAAGTAGAAATTTCAACTCTGAGAGAGCAGTTGGTAACGAGGGAAAGTGaactgaaaagtaaagagattgCAGAACAGGACCTTATGAGAAAGCTTGCGCACAAGGAAGACCAGCTTGAAGGTGCAACAAATATGGCTCATGAGAAAAgtgaaaacttaaaacaactAGAGGCTCAGAAGGAAATTTTACAGATGGATCTAGAAGATAAGGACTCCGTTGTCGAGTCTCTGaacaaaaagattgaaatattGGAGGCATCAATGGTACAATTCAAGGGAAGAATTACTGAAAAAGAACAATCAAATGAAGAACTTTCTATTGTAACCAATCACCTTGCTGAGAGCCTGTCAAATGTGGAAAGTAACGAGAGAAGTATGAAGCGACTCAAACAAGATATCCAAACATTGGAAACTCAGTTGCTTACCGAAACAAAGAAGAGTATGACGATGTCAGAGGAATTAGGGAACGTGCAAACAAACCTTGACAACACGCTGGTAAAGCTTGAAGAACAATCAGCAGAATTACATGAACTAAGGGAGAACAAGGCTGCCAATGAAGACAAAGTTTCCAAACTGCAGAGTCAACTTGAAGAGTTGGTGAAGACTCTTAGCAAAACAGATAGCGATAGAATGGAGGTGGAAGATCTGTTGAAAGCTGCTGAAAAGAGACTTGAGGTGGACACAGAGCAGATGGGGAAAGAAAGGGAATCGGCTGTCCATGAATGGAGAAAACTGCTGCGAGAAAAATCGGAAGAGTGTTCTTCTGCACTCGGACAACTTCAGAAGTCCAAAGAAGAGATCGACCGATTGAAAGACACAGTTGTCcatcttgaaaatatttcaacttcaaaggaccaggaaaaaatgaagataGAAAGTTCCTATGAAGCTTTTATTGAGAAAACGCAGAAGAGAGAGGAAGAGATGCTGAGAGCCTGTAGTGACCTTGAAGATGAGAAATCATCATTACTTGAAAAGACAAGAGAATGCCAAGCAGCAATGGAAGGTTTGAAGCATGAGTGCAAAATTTATCAGCAAGATTGTAAAAAGGCATGCGAGCTTGCTGATTCCAAAGCTCAAGATTACAGAGAAGTGGTAGATAAACTTGATGATTCACAAAAATTTCTGCAGGAAATACGCCAGAAACTCTATCGTGCTGAAATTGCTCTGAAAGAATCcgaagaggagaaaaaacaaGCGAAGAAAGAGAGTACCGATTTAATGAATCAGAATACAAAACTGAAGGAAGACTTAGATACTAGAATTGAAGAATTAAAGGAAGAGATCAGCGACAAGCAAGAGAGCTTTTCAGATCTTTCTAGACGACTGGAAAGTAGTGAAGCCATGGTTAAAGCTTTGGAAACCCAAAAGTACGAGTTGGAAGGCATGCTAAAGCACTCTAAGGAGCAGTTTTCCTACGTTGAAGAAAGGTTGCAGACCTATGTTACAGATAGGGATGAAAAAGAAGTAATGGCAAGAAATGAGGAGGAAAGCGATAAATTTGTCAGAATCCTCCAAGAGCAAGTGCAGTGTTTAGAAGCCAGCAAATCTGAGCTGAAGTCGGAGTTGGACAACACAAAGAACGAATTGAGCCGACTTCATGATGCTTATAACTCTATGGAAGCTGAGCGCACATCAGCAATGGCCTTGAAAGATTCGGAAATTGAACAAAAGAACGAattgttaagagaaaaagaGCAACTCGCGGTAAATATGGCTGAGAAAGCGCAAAAAGAAGTTGAATTCTACGACGACAAAGTTGGTGAGTTGGAAAATAATATCGCTGAACTTTTGTCAGATAAGCAGGAACTCCTTTCAGCTGTAGACAGAAAAACTGCAGAAGTGGATCAGTTGGCTGGGAAAAATGATGAACTGGAGCAAGCTTGTAGAGAACTGAGACGAGTGAAGGAGAGTGTGGAGGGCAGAGTTGATAGTCAGAAGGGTCAACTGGTAGAGATATCGAGTGAGAATGCTCGACTTGAGGAGGAAATGTCTGCCGTTAGAATGGAGCTTGAATCAGCAAAGAAACATTCAGAGGACCATAGGAGAAAATGGGAAGAGGATCAGACTCAG AAGATCAAAGAGTTGGAAAAATTACAGAACTTGCTCTCTGCAAGATGCACTCAAGTGGAAAAACTTCAAAGAAGTCTCAATGATCAAACTGAAATATTAGCGTCTCTCAAGGAACAAGTCAGATCACTCACCACAGAACTGGACTCCGTCACAACTGAGCACAAACAATGCGAGCGGAAAGACAACAATGCAAGGAATCTGCAGGAGCAAAAAGTGGATCTCGGGAGTCCTAGCTACCGCAAACTTGAGGAAAggcttgaaaaagaaatgagagaaaaGGATGAATTAGCAAATACCGTCAAGGAGATGAGAGGCATTCTTGAACAAGAGAAGAAATGTGTCGAGAGGAAGAAGGAGGAACTGGCTGAAATGAAGACATTACTGCAGcttactgacaaggagaatgaaGAATCGAGCAAagacaaggaaacaaaattagTCGAACTAACATTTGCCTATGAAGATCTTAGGAAGAACCTCGATAACATGGAAAAGAATTTCGAAGATAAGTGTAAAGAGCTAAGGCAGGTTAAAGAACAGCTTAAGCAAACAGAAGAGGGGAGTGAGGAGATGAAGGAAGATTATGACAGAGAGTTGGACAGAGTAAAGTTTGAGTTGCGTGATGCCATCAATGATTGCAATCTGCTGAGAGAGGAAAACAAAGAGCTCCAGCAGAAAACTGCCGCAAGTTCAGATCATTTTGCATGCGTCCGAGAGAAGAAAAAGCTTCTGCATCAGCTAGAAGAGGCTAAGCTCAGGTCTAATCAAGCAAAACACGCCCAGGAAAAGATCCAAAACGAGCTAATTCAAGCAAACcttaaagttatttcttttgaagGTAGAGGAAATTGGACCGGTTCTGATGAAACAGAACAATTCAAAACACAAGTCAGCGAGCTTGACAGTGAAGTTCAAAAGTGGGAGACTATAGCAGATGAGAAAAACTCAAGTTGTGGTACTAACACCTGTAAAGATGAAGAGATGAACAATCTCAGAAGTGAAGTATGTAAACTTCAAGCGGAAGTTAAGGAATGGAAAACCGTTGCAgacgagaagaaagaaaacgcaCAAAAATCTCTAGCCAACAGCCTGAAACTTGTAAACAAGCTGGAAATGCTCAGCCGGGACAAGAACGCTGCATCACCTTGTTCAGACACTGCTGGTGCTGGAGAAAGTTCAGATGGATCAAGTTCATTTAAACCTTCCAGAGTGAATTTATTGAAAACAGATACTCCTCTCACGCCACTTGCTAAATCCTTATCCAACTTGGATATCGAGTCCACGACTGCCGTCACGTCACAGGCAGCTCCCGCAGAAGAAACAATCTCAGATACCAAGAAAAGAGCAAGAACAG CGGTAGATATAAGAATCGCGAAGAGACCACGTGTATCAAGCGGCAGTGAAGCAGACCGCCAGACTGCCACCATAAGGTTAAATACCCGCAGTGCAGCCAAAAAATCTGTTCAGCCTTCATTTAAAAAAGACGGG AAGGAAAATCCTGAGTCCATTCACGTTCTCCCATGGGGACAGTTTGCCCCTCCAGAGATGCCCCTGTCGCCACGGAAGACGAACACTGTAAATATACCTCAGGGTTCGAGATCAAAGATCCCTAAACCCGGGAGGAGTCAATTGCCAAGACCAAACAATCAAAAGATTCCtg GTGCCTCAACGCATCAGGCGAGGGGTCGTAGACGGTAG